Proteins from one Lepidochelys kempii isolate rLepKem1 chromosome 6, rLepKem1.hap2, whole genome shotgun sequence genomic window:
- the LOC140912835 gene encoding uncharacterized protein: MQSSSAQVTMMESQNRKRAPAWTEREVRDLIAVWGEESVLSELRSSFRNAKTFVKISQGMKDRGHNRDPKQCHVKLKELRQAYQKTREANSRSGSEPQTCRFYDELHAILGGSATTTPAVLFDSFNGDGGNTEAGFGDEEDDDEEEVVDSSQQASRETGFPDSQELFLTLDLEPVPPEPTQGCLLDPAGGEGTSAACVSMITGSSPSQRLVKLRKKKKRTRDEMFSELMLSSHTDRAQTNAWRQIMSECRKAQNDREERWRAEESKWRAEDRAEAQMWRQRDERRQDSMLRLLQDQTSMLQCMVELQQRQLEHRLPLLPLCNQPPSSPSSIASTPRRPRTRWGGLRPTSHSTTEDCPKKRRLSFNKF; this comes from the exons atgcagagctcatcagcacaggtgaccatgatggagtcccagaatcgcaaaagagctccagcatggaccgaacgggaggtacgggatctgatcgctgtttggggagaggaatccgtgctatcagaactccgttccagttttcgaaatgccaaaacctttgtgaaaatctcccagggcatgaaggacagaggccataacagggacccgaagcagtgccacgtgaaactgaaggagctgaggcaagcctaccagaaaaccagagaggcgaacagccgctctgggtcagagccccaaacatgccgcttctatgatgagctgcatgccattttagggggttcagccaccactaccccagccgtgttgtttgactccttcaatggagatggaggcaatacggaagcaggttttggggacgaagaagatgatgatgaggaggaggttgtagatagctcacagcaagcaagcagagaaaccggttttcccgacagccaggaactgtttctcaccctagacctggagccagtaccccccgaacccacccaaggctgcctcctggacccagcaggcggagaagggacctctg ctgcatgtgtttcaatgatcacaggatcttctccttcccagaggctagtgaagcttagaaagaaaaaaaaacgcactcgcgatgaaatgttctctgagctcatgctgtcctcccacactgacagagcacagacgaatgcgtggaggcaaataatgtcagagtgcaggaaagcacaaaatgaccgggaggagaggtggagggctgaagagagtaagtggcgggctgaagacagggctgaagctcaaatgtggcggcagcgtgatgagaggaggcaggattcaatgctgaggctgctgcaggaccaaaccagtatgctccagtgtatggttgagctgcagcaaaggcagctggagcacagactgccactgctgcccctctgtaaccaaccgccctcctccccaagttccatagcctccacacccagacgcccaagaacgcggtgggggggcctccggccaaccagccactccaccacagaggattgcccaaaaaaaagaaggctgtcattcaataaattttaa